In one window of Polaromonas naphthalenivorans CJ2 DNA:
- a CDS encoding sugar phosphate isomerase/epimerase family protein yields MSRIYSLAYLTSNTCTPPQAVRLAAELGYAFVGLRLLPNAAGAPQQFLIGQPEVLRETVAAQRDTGVGIFDLEIIRIAEGFDARSYLPLLEAGAALKAKAVLVAGDDTDEARLTDGYARLCELMQPYGLTADLEFMPWTAVPDANAALRIINTAGRPANAGILVDALHFDRSSTTLDDIRAIPRELLHYAQICDAPTRAQRGSDFTGEEMIHAARCERLLPGEGGIDLKGLFDALPQDLPVSVEVVHLERMAQLGQTEWARQCLAVSRAFLEPQA; encoded by the coding sequence ATGTCGCGCATCTACTCGCTGGCCTATCTCACGTCGAACACCTGCACGCCGCCGCAGGCCGTGCGCCTGGCGGCGGAACTGGGTTACGCCTTTGTCGGCCTGCGCCTGCTGCCCAACGCGGCGGGCGCGCCGCAGCAGTTTTTGATCGGCCAGCCCGAGGTGCTGCGCGAAACCGTGGCGGCGCAGCGCGACACCGGCGTCGGCATCTTCGACCTGGAAATCATCCGCATCGCCGAAGGTTTTGATGCGCGCAGCTACCTGCCGCTGCTGGAAGCTGGTGCGGCGCTGAAAGCCAAGGCCGTGCTGGTGGCCGGCGACGACACCGACGAAGCCCGGTTGACCGACGGCTACGCGCGCCTGTGCGAACTGATGCAGCCCTACGGCTTGACGGCCGACCTGGAATTCATGCCCTGGACCGCCGTGCCCGACGCGAATGCCGCGCTGCGCATCATCAATACCGCCGGGCGGCCCGCCAACGCCGGCATCCTCGTCGATGCGCTGCACTTTGATCGCTCCAGCACCACGCTGGACGACATCCGCGCCATTCCGCGCGAACTGCTGCACTACGCCCAGATCTGCGATGCGCCCACCCGCGCGCAGAGGGGCAGCGACTTCACGGGGGAAGAAATGATCCACGCCGCCCGCTGCGAACGGCTCTTGCCCGGCGAGGGCGGCATTGACCTCAAAGGCCTGTTCGACGCCTTGCCGCAGGACCTGCCGGTCAGCGTCGAAGTCGTCCACCTGGAGCGCATGGCGCAACTCGGCCAGACCGAATGGGCGCGCCAGTGCCTGGCGGTCAGCCGCGCCTTTCTTGAGCCGCAAGCCTGA
- a CDS encoding acyl-CoA dehydrogenase family protein: MDFSLNDEQKMMIDTVRRFIAEELKPLEDGIEEHGFLDKAKAQAVHEKAKELGLYAMNMPAELGGGGLSNLDRILCEEQFGHTTDILIRRAFGNVYEPLLHCKGEQVERWLKPAIEGTRTCAITITESGAGSDAAGIKTHAKKTDTGWVLNGSKHFISDGEWSDFFLVSAKTGEKEISMFMVDKGLPGFTVGKDQKMMGLRGTPHLELFFDNVPLEAVTLLGEEGQGFKLAMGALNVVRLAQVGARAVGKASHVCELMVDYANERKQFGQRIGDFQMVQQQLADSVIEINAARWMVYHAAWMLDQGMDAREQIAMVKVQAAETLGRVVDRAVQIFGGMGFCKELPIERYYRDARIYRIFDGTSEIHRSVIAKMVMKKGAALFDVNR, from the coding sequence ATGGACTTTTCCCTGAACGACGAGCAAAAAATGATGATTGACACGGTGCGCCGTTTCATCGCCGAAGAACTCAAGCCGCTCGAAGACGGCATCGAGGAACACGGTTTCCTGGACAAGGCCAAGGCCCAGGCTGTTCATGAAAAAGCCAAGGAACTCGGCCTGTACGCCATGAACATGCCGGCCGAACTCGGCGGCGGTGGCCTGTCCAACCTGGACCGCATCCTGTGCGAGGAGCAGTTCGGCCACACCACCGACATCCTGATCCGCCGCGCTTTCGGCAACGTGTATGAGCCGCTGCTGCATTGCAAGGGCGAGCAGGTCGAGCGCTGGCTCAAGCCCGCCATCGAGGGCACGCGCACCTGCGCCATCACCATCACCGAATCGGGCGCCGGCTCGGACGCGGCGGGCATCAAGACGCATGCGAAGAAAACGGATACCGGCTGGGTGCTCAACGGCAGCAAGCACTTCATCAGCGATGGTGAATGGAGCGATTTTTTCCTGGTCTCGGCCAAGACCGGCGAGAAGGAAATCAGCATGTTCATGGTGGACAAGGGTCTGCCCGGCTTCACCGTCGGCAAGGACCAGAAGATGATGGGCCTGCGCGGCACGCCGCACCTGGAACTGTTTTTCGACAATGTGCCGCTCGAAGCCGTGACGCTGCTGGGCGAGGAAGGGCAGGGCTTCAAGCTGGCCATGGGCGCGCTCAATGTGGTGCGGCTGGCGCAGGTCGGCGCGCGCGCTGTCGGCAAGGCCAGTCATGTGTGTGAACTGATGGTCGATTACGCCAACGAGCGCAAGCAGTTCGGCCAACGCATCGGCGACTTCCAGATGGTCCAGCAGCAACTGGCCGACAGCGTGATCGAGATCAATGCCGCGCGCTGGATGGTCTATCACGCCGCCTGGATGCTGGACCAGGGCATGGATGCGCGCGAGCAGATCGCCATGGTCAAGGTGCAGGCCGCCGAAACACTGGGCCGGGTGGTGGACCGCGCGGTGCAGATCTTCGGCGGCATGGGCTTTTGCAAGGAGTTGCCGATTGAGCGCTATTACCGCGACGCGCGCATCTACCGCATCTTCGACGGCACCAGCGAGATTCATCGCAGCGTCATTGCCAAGATGGTGATGAAAAAAGGCGCGGCGCTGTTTGACGTGAACCGCTGA
- a CDS encoding NIPSNAP family protein — protein sequence MYYELATMTLPFGTAAQAATNVQAYAAAPEAKGELLGCWFTDIGQLNQMIVLRGFADLGQLQAERERTQQSADPFGCGATFQSLEQHSYKGFPWMKPVRPSAESGISGPVYEIRTYGIKPGGVQATIDLWEQYVPPREALSPCVVAMVALDGPLRFTNIWSYATLDARSKARADAVAQGIWPPKGGPAHLTTAMTSTIALPTAVSPLK from the coding sequence ATGTACTACGAACTCGCCACCATGACCCTGCCGTTCGGCACTGCGGCCCAAGCCGCCACCAATGTGCAGGCCTACGCCGCCGCGCCTGAAGCGAAAGGCGAACTGCTGGGCTGCTGGTTCACCGACATCGGCCAGCTCAACCAGATGATCGTGCTGCGCGGCTTTGCCGACCTGGGCCAATTGCAGGCCGAGCGCGAGCGCACCCAGCAAAGCGCCGACCCGTTCGGCTGCGGCGCCACCTTCCAGAGCCTGGAGCAGCACAGCTACAAAGGGTTCCCATGGATGAAGCCGGTGCGCCCGAGCGCTGAATCCGGCATCAGCGGCCCGGTGTATGAAATCCGCACCTACGGCATCAAGCCGGGCGGCGTGCAGGCCACGATTGATTTGTGGGAGCAGTACGTGCCGCCGCGCGAAGCGCTGTCGCCCTGCGTGGTGGCGATGGTGGCGCTCGACGGCCCGCTGCGTTTCACCAACATCTGGTCTTACGCCACGCTCGATGCGCGCAGCAAGGCCCGCGCCGACGCCGTGGCGCAAGGCATCTGGCCGCCCAAGGGCGGACCGGCGCACCTGACCACCGCCATGACATCGACGATTGCGCTGCCCACGGCCGTGTCGCCGCTGAAATAA